In Nicotiana tabacum cultivar K326 chromosome 11, ASM71507v2, whole genome shotgun sequence, a single window of DNA contains:
- the LOC107820721 gene encoding lipid droplet phospholipase 1, with translation MENGKVENGGVCSSESINGGEDIFSCQNSDADHLVIMVHGILGSATDWKFGAEQFVRMLPDKVFVHCSERNMAKLTLDGVDVMGERLAEEVLEVIKRNPGLKKISFVSHSVGGLVARYAIGKLYRPPRMENVADLLANACVEGSKGTIAGLQPINFVTVATPHLGSRGNKQVPFLFGVTALEKVAFHVIHLIFKRTGQHLFLCDNDEGKPPLLKRMVEDDGELRFMSALRSFKRRVAYSNVGYDHIVGWRTSSIRRNNELPKWEDSLSEKYPHIVYEEHCKACDGEQGESVVKEDDSLDKAEEELVTGLSRVSWDKVDVSFHKSRRKFAAHSVIQVKDQYMHAEGADVIQHMIDNFIV, from the exons ATGGAAAACGGAAAAGTAGAGAACGGGGGAGTTTGCTCATCGGAATCCATTAACGGCGGCGAAGATATCTTCAGTTGCCAAAATTCCGATGCTGATCATCTTGTTATTATGGTCCACGGTATTCTCGGAAG CGCCACAGACTGGAAGTTTGGTGCTGAGCAGTTTGTTCGGATGCTTCCTGACAAAGTTTTTGTTCATT GTAGTGAACGCAATATGGCAAAATTAACATTGGATGGTGTGGATGTAATGGGTGAGAGATTGGCTGAGGAG GTTCTTGAAGTGATCAAGAGAAATCCAGGTCTaaagaaaatttcttttgtttcccATTCGGTTGGAGGGTTGGTGGCAAGATATGCCATTGGGAAATTGTATAGACCTCCTAGAATGGAGAATGTGGCGGATTTATTGGCCAATGCATGTGTAGAAGGGTCAAAGGGCACGATAGCTGGTTTGCAACCAATAAATTTTGTCACTGTTGCCACACCTCATCTTGGATCTAGGGGTAACAAGCAG GTACCATTTCTTTTTGGTGTAACTGCCCTAGAGAAAGTTGCTTTTCATGTAATTCATTTGATATTCAAAAGAACAGGGCAGCACCTTTTTCTTTGTGATAATGATGAAGGGAAGCCTCCATTACTTAAACGCATGGTGGAAGATGACGGTGAACTACGCTTCAT GTCTGCATTGCGTTCATTCAAGCGCCGAGTTGCATATTCAAATGTTGGCTATGACC ATATTGTTGGTTGGAGAACATCATCTATTAGACGTAATAATGAACTCCCCAAG TGGGAAGACTCCTTGAGTGAAAAGTATCCTCACATTGTCTATGAAGAACATTGCAAGGCATGTGATGGTGAGCAGGGTGAATCcgttgtgaaggaagatgattcTTTGGACAAGGCGGAAG AGGAATTGGTGACTGGTTTGTCTAGAGTGTCATGGGACAAAGTAGACGTTAGCTTTCACAAGAGCAGGCGTAAATTTGCTGCTCACAGTGTTATTCAG GTGAAGGATCAATATATGCATGCCGAAGGTGCTGATGTTATACAACATATGATTGATAATTTTATCGTATAG